In Columba livia isolate bColLiv1 breed racing homer chromosome 6, bColLiv1.pat.W.v2, whole genome shotgun sequence, a single genomic region encodes these proteins:
- the BAG3 gene encoding BAG family molecular chaperone regulator 3: MSAAAHSPPPPQMEGSAEPLPPGWEIKIDPQTGWPFFVDHNSRTTTWSDPRVRAAAPQEGQSSANGPSPKQPAAREGNMGYPKLRAGYIPIPVIHEGIDGRQQHPCFAAPQRYKTEAVPPTVQAQPPPRGPAEASQPDKQCGQTTAAAAAPAPATHGPEPQSPGASDSPTVSPQPSGRPNAGSHQLPRGYIPIPVIHENIQRQPTQVYHQAQKTHYPAQQSEYQAHQPVFHKIQPDEREPKPMRAQSPFRVAQRGSSSRESSPARVTTQIQPPAPIRVQTVVDRPQVSQQQVPPQEPPRPSPPPEIKPENKAVPPPANEAPSPYIPIQVTHQEPDTKLPPQKPPATAEKADKKVPCPAKIVPPQEKPPPEEAATPKTMETGEPQKHPGVLKVEAILEKVQMLEQAVDSFEGKKTDKKYLMIEEYLTKELLALDSVDPEGRADVRQARRDGVRKVQNILERLEQKAEDVPEPVQVDGLQPNLPEPKPPQEIMEIEPVVVKSKGDTTNKDAKEETKTERHQPETKEEVFTNLTTTTNTSNNPTEP; encoded by the exons ATGAGCGCCGCCGCGCactccccgccgccgccgcagaTGGAGGGCAGCGCCGAGCCGCTGCCCCCCGGCTGGGAGATCAAGATCGACCCGCAGACGGGCTGGCCCTTCTTCGTGGATCACAACAGCCGCACCACCACCTGGAGCGACCCGCGGGTGCGGGCAGCGGCGCCGCAG GAAGGCCAGTCATCAGCAAACGGTCCATCTCCCAAGCAGCCAGcagcaagagaaggaaacatgGGATACCCCAAGCTCCGGGCTGGCTACATCCCCATCCCCGTCATCCACGAGGGCATCGAcggcaggcagcagcaccccTGCTTTGCTGCTCCGCAGCGATACAAGACAGAAGCTGTGCCCCCCACGGTGCAGGCACAGCCACCTCCAAGGGGACCGGCGGAGGCTTCTCAACCAGATAAACAATGTGGACAGACAacggcagctgcagcagccccagcgccgGCCACACACGGACCCGAG CCTCAATCTCCTGGAGCTTCTGATTCTCCAACGGTTTCCCCCCAGCCCTCTGGCAGACCCAACGCAGGAAGCCATCAGCTTCCTCGTGGTTATATTCCAATTCCCGTGATCCACGAAAACATCCAGCGGCAACCAACGCAAGTCTACCATCAGGCACAGAAAACACACTACCCGGCCCAGCAGAGCGAATACCAAGCCCACCAGCCCGTGTTTCACAAAATCCAGCCGGACGAGCGGGAGCCCAAGCCCATGCGAGCGCAGTCCCCGTTCAGAGTGGCTCAGAGGGGCTCGTCGAGCCGCGAAAGTTCACCGGCCAGAGTCACCACCCAGATCCAGCCCCCGGCTCCCATCAGGGTGCAGACAGTTGTGGACAGACCCCAG GTTTCTCAGCAACAAGTCCCACCTCAAGAGCCACCAAGACCATCCCCACCTCCTGAAATCAAACCTGAAAACAAGGCAGTCCCACCACCTGCAAATGAGGCCCCATCACCGTATATCCCAATTCAGGTCACCCACCAAGAACCAGATACTAAACTGCCACCCCAGAAGCCTCCAGCCACGGCAGAGAAAGCTGATAAAAAGGTTCCCTGCCCAGCTAAGATTGTTCCCCCACAGGAAAAGCCTCCGCCTGAAGAAGCGGCGACACCCAAGACAATGGAGACAGGAGAACCTCAAAAGCATCCTGGTGTTTTGAAAGTGGAGGCAATTCTGGAGAAAGTACAAATGCTCGAGCAGGCAGTCGACTCTTTTGAAGGCAAGAAAACTGACAAAAAATACTTGATGATAGAAGAGTATTTGACCAAAGAGTTGCTAGCCCTAGACTCAGTGGACCCTGAGGGCCGCGCGGATGTGCGCCAGGCCAGGAGAGATGGTGTAAGGAAGGTCCAGAACATTTTGGAAAGACTtgaacagaaagcagaagatgTCCCAGAACCAGTTCAGGTTGATGGACTTCAGCCAAATTTGCCAGAGCCTAAACCACCACAGGAGATCATGGAGATCGAACCTGTGGTAGTCAAGAGCAAGGGAGATACCACTAATAAAGATGCTAAAGAGGAAACCAAAACGGAAAGACATCAGCCTGAAACTAAGGAAGAAGTGTTTACCAATCTCACCACCACGACAAACACATCTAATAATCCAACTGAACCGTAG